In Argonema galeatum A003/A1, one DNA window encodes the following:
- a CDS encoding transglycosylase domain-containing protein, translated as MTKFIPKLEEISTKSSGFETDVEPTSSRDSKTIEWEPPFEIKTREQVATRTQEQEIGGESSPLISTESETPPVQHSPPQKRPGLDLWAAATKLTLGVKQVSTQIATKIQIPAIKKPDLENFTRRVQDSRWLDPKNPFYRSRKFLIGAGLGVGVGGSALALGVTWWKIDSSLPDPANVLTFVRDGTLTIKAADNTILQQIGPATREKLKLEEMPPQLVQAFIASEDRRFYQHKGVDYQGIGRAIVSNAIAHDVVEGGSTITQQLARTVFLTQERSFYRKLQEVFLAQKIEQKMSKDQILDRYMNLVYLGEGAYGVADAAWVYYSKPLKELTLPEIATIVGVTPAPSVYSPLINPKTAEQRRNIVLQRMQEAGFITADEAKSASSAPMALKPAPPKRLSTEAEYFTSYIQQELAKYIPPDAIEAGGLTVETTLEQKWQKTAEQTVQDVLKTYSRSQRFGQAALVSIDPRNGEVKAMVGGTDFDKTQFNRVTQAQRQPGSTFKGFVYATAVAAGFSPYRGYLDAPLTVDNYTPKNYGGDNAGWISMRDALAKSINVVAVKVLLDVGFQPVIDVAHKMGIKSELKPTYSLALGASELNLLELTNAYGTLATGGLYAESHGIRRVLDQRGNVLYQANFKPQQAIDSDTASIMTWMLREVVNGGTGRAAYLNGRPVAGKTGTSDQARDLWFIGYIPQTVTGVWLGNDDNTPTSGSSGTAALTWNKFMVKAVEGMPVEQFAQRPQKLEGRKAAIAVQPIKPERIYSAKIARTANNDDRPAPRKSRLRSQDSDDKPVTRRVRSQEDSDTPQPQPRRRRSYQTSQATSSANDTPSPRRIRSERPRRRYTPDTDSAPAQPVRRSKRRYYTPDTNSAPSTQDRASSRRRTAQYSAPSEQPRRRTVQYSAPSEQPRRRTAQYSAPSEQPRRRTAQYSAPAEQPRRRTAQYSAPAEQPRRRTAQYSAPAEQPRRKRRYSTASSTSAQPQSQPRRVRRASSTSSRSAQRRAPALASPLPASAPPSIELNSHQ; from the coding sequence GTGACAAAGTTTATTCCAAAACTCGAAGAAATTTCCACCAAGAGCAGTGGGTTTGAAACTGACGTAGAACCTACCTCTAGCAGGGATTCCAAGACAATTGAATGGGAACCTCCCTTTGAGATAAAAACCAGGGAACAGGTGGCTACAAGAACCCAAGAGCAAGAGATCGGAGGAGAATCTTCCCCTCTTATCTCCACTGAGTCAGAAACTCCTCCTGTGCAGCATTCTCCCCCCCAGAAACGTCCGGGTTTGGATCTCTGGGCAGCAGCGACGAAGCTAACGCTAGGAGTCAAGCAGGTTTCCACTCAAATTGCCACCAAAATACAGATTCCGGCAATAAAGAAGCCAGACCTAGAAAACTTCACCCGTAGAGTACAGGATTCGCGGTGGCTAGATCCAAAAAATCCCTTTTATCGCAGCCGTAAATTTTTGATTGGGGCGGGTCTTGGTGTCGGGGTTGGCGGTAGCGCTCTAGCACTAGGCGTGACATGGTGGAAAATAGACAGCAGTCTGCCCGACCCTGCCAATGTTCTCACCTTCGTGCGCGACGGCACCCTGACAATCAAAGCGGCAGATAACACAATTTTGCAACAAATCGGGCCAGCAACTCGCGAAAAGCTCAAACTCGAAGAAATGCCGCCCCAGTTGGTGCAAGCCTTCATTGCATCGGAAGACCGCCGCTTTTACCAGCATAAAGGTGTCGATTACCAGGGCATAGGCAGAGCGATCGTTTCCAATGCTATAGCGCACGACGTGGTAGAAGGAGGTAGCACCATCACCCAACAGCTGGCGCGGACAGTCTTCCTTACCCAAGAACGCAGCTTCTATCGCAAACTTCAAGAAGTCTTTCTGGCTCAGAAAATCGAGCAGAAGATGAGCAAAGACCAAATTCTCGATCGATATATGAATTTGGTCTATCTCGGCGAAGGTGCTTATGGAGTCGCAGATGCCGCCTGGGTATACTACAGCAAACCGCTCAAAGAACTGACACTGCCTGAAATTGCCACCATCGTCGGAGTAACGCCAGCTCCCAGCGTCTACTCGCCCCTAATCAATCCTAAAACAGCCGAGCAGCGTCGCAATATCGTATTGCAGCGAATGCAAGAAGCTGGTTTTATTACCGCAGACGAAGCCAAGAGTGCCTCTTCAGCGCCAATGGCACTCAAACCAGCGCCTCCCAAACGGCTTTCTACCGAAGCAGAATACTTTACCTCCTACATCCAGCAGGAATTAGCCAAGTACATCCCCCCAGATGCAATAGAAGCCGGAGGTTTGACCGTTGAGACAACCCTTGAGCAGAAGTGGCAGAAGACAGCAGAACAAACAGTCCAAGATGTACTGAAAACCTATAGCCGCAGTCAGCGGTTTGGGCAAGCTGCTTTAGTATCGATCGATCCCCGCAACGGCGAAGTCAAAGCGATGGTGGGGGGAACAGATTTTGACAAAACTCAATTCAATCGCGTCACCCAAGCCCAGCGTCAGCCAGGATCTACGTTTAAGGGGTTTGTGTATGCGACTGCTGTAGCAGCTGGCTTCTCCCCCTATCGAGGCTACCTAGACGCCCCCCTAACAGTTGACAACTATACACCCAAAAACTACGGCGGCGACAACGCAGGCTGGATCTCCATGAGAGATGCCCTAGCTAAGTCTATCAATGTAGTCGCCGTCAAAGTTTTACTTGATGTCGGATTTCAACCCGTCATCGACGTAGCTCACAAAATGGGCATCAAATCAGAACTCAAACCCACCTATTCCCTAGCTTTAGGAGCTTCCGAACTTAATCTCCTAGAACTGACAAACGCCTACGGCACCCTGGCTACCGGGGGTCTTTATGCAGAATCCCACGGTATTCGCCGGGTTCTCGACCAGAGGGGTAACGTTCTCTACCAAGCTAACTTTAAGCCCCAGCAAGCCATAGATTCAGATACAGCCTCCATCATGACGTGGATGCTGCGGGAAGTGGTCAACGGCGGTACTGGTCGTGCGGCTTACTTAAACGGGCGACCAGTTGCGGGTAAGACAGGCACCTCTGACCAAGCTCGCGACCTCTGGTTTATTGGTTACATTCCCCAAACGGTGACCGGAGTTTGGCTGGGTAACGACGATAATACCCCTACTTCGGGCAGCAGCGGCACAGCAGCCCTCACCTGGAACAAATTTATGGTCAAAGCGGTAGAGGGTATGCCTGTTGAGCAATTTGCCCAGCGACCGCAGAAACTGGAAGGTCGTAAAGCTGCGATCGCAGTCCAGCCTATCAAGCCGGAACGAATTTATTCCGCTAAAATTGCTAGAACTGCAAATAATGACGATCGACCTGCTCCCAGGAAAAGTCGCTTACGCAGCCAAGATAGCGATGACAAACCAGTTACCCGTCGCGTCCGCAGCCAAGAAGACTCAGACACTCCTCAACCACAACCCCGCAGACGTCGCTCTTACCAAACTTCACAAGCAACAAGCTCTGCCAACGATACCCCATCACCACGCCGCATTCGATCGGAAAGACCCCGGCGACGTTATACCCCCGATACCGACTCTGCACCAGCACAGCCAGTAAGGCGGTCAAAGCGTCGCTACTATACCCCCGATACCAACTCTGCGCCTTCAACACAGGATCGGGCCTCTAGCCGTCGTCGCACAGCGCAATACAGCGCTCCCTCAGAGCAGCCCCGTCGTCGCACCGTGCAATACAGCGCTCCCTCAGAGCAGCCCCGTCGTCGCACAGCGCAATACAGCGCTCCCTCAGAGCAGCCCCGTCGTCGCACCGCGCAATACAGCGCTCCCGCAGAGCAGCCCCGCCGTCGCACAGCGCAATACAGCGCTCCCGCAGAGCAGCCCCGTCGTCGCACAGCGCAATACAGCGCTCCCGCAGAGCAGCCCCGCCGTAAGCGGCGTTACTCGACCGCTTCGTCAACCTCCGCACAGCCTCAGTCCCAGCCACGCCGAGTCCGACGTGCCTCCTCGACAAGCTCTCGATCGGCCCAACGACGGGCACCCGCTCTTGCCAGTCCCTTACCAGCTTCAGCTCCCCCTAGCATCGAACTTAACAGTCACCAGTAA
- a CDS encoding B12-binding domain-containing radical SAM protein yields the protein MIKDLFSDERLLFTKATPNSDAIPTIFAFPNEYSVGITSLGYQIVWATLAMCPDIEISRLFTDTHESLPRKPELVGFSMSWELDYVNILNLLEFLEIPLRSATRDNNDPLIFGGGPVLTANPEPFADFFDIILLGDGENLLGNFIEVYKEVRNADRQTKLRKLAQVPGVYVPSLYEVTYQAVTGDIKSIQPVDVEIPKTVEKQTYRGNVLSASTVVTEKAAWENIYMVEVVRSCPEMCRFCLASYLTLPFRTASLADSLIPAIEKGLAITDRLGLLGASVTQHPEFEDLLDYISQEKYDNVRLSIASVRTNTVTKKLAETLAKRDTRSITIAVESGSERLRQIVNKKLLNDEIIQAVVNAKAGGLKGMKLYGMVGIPGEESGDLDATVAMMRDIKKAAPGLRLTLGCSTFVPKAHTPFQWFGVKPEAEKRLKFLEKQLKPQGMEFRPESYKDSVIQALLSRGDRRLSHLLELTRQYGDSLGSYRRAFKELRGKLPELGYYVHADWSTDQVLPWSHLQGPLPQATLEKHLATATSHFN from the coding sequence GTGATTAAAGATCTATTTTCTGACGAACGCCTCCTGTTTACAAAAGCGACGCCCAACAGCGACGCCATACCCACCATCTTTGCTTTCCCGAACGAGTACAGCGTTGGTATCACCAGTCTCGGCTATCAAATCGTATGGGCAACTTTGGCAATGTGTCCAGATATTGAAATAAGCCGTTTATTCACCGATACCCACGAATCGCTACCGAGAAAGCCTGAATTAGTGGGATTTTCCATGTCTTGGGAACTGGATTATGTAAATATCCTGAATTTGTTGGAATTTCTAGAAATTCCTTTACGTTCGGCTACTCGTGACAACAACGATCCGCTCATATTTGGTGGTGGCCCAGTACTGACTGCCAACCCAGAACCTTTCGCCGACTTTTTCGACATTATTTTGCTAGGCGATGGCGAAAACTTACTGGGCAATTTTATTGAAGTATACAAAGAAGTACGAAATGCAGATAGGCAAACTAAACTGAGAAAGTTGGCACAAGTTCCAGGCGTTTATGTGCCCAGTTTGTATGAAGTGACTTATCAGGCTGTCACTGGCGATATCAAATCAATTCAACCAGTAGATGTAGAAATTCCCAAGACTGTAGAAAAGCAGACTTATCGCGGCAATGTTCTATCTGCTTCAACTGTCGTAACAGAGAAAGCGGCGTGGGAAAATATCTATATGGTGGAAGTAGTACGCAGTTGTCCAGAGATGTGTCGCTTCTGTTTGGCAAGTTATCTAACGTTGCCTTTTCGCACTGCAAGTTTGGCAGATTCTTTGATTCCTGCTATTGAAAAAGGTTTAGCAATCACAGACAGATTGGGATTGCTGGGTGCTTCTGTGACTCAACATCCAGAATTTGAAGATTTGCTGGATTATATAAGTCAAGAAAAATATGATAATGTTCGTCTGAGTATCGCTTCTGTGCGGACAAATACCGTAACTAAAAAGTTAGCAGAAACTTTGGCAAAACGCGATACTCGTTCAATCACAATTGCTGTTGAAAGCGGTTCTGAACGGTTGCGGCAAATTGTTAATAAAAAGCTCCTAAATGATGAGATTATCCAAGCTGTGGTGAATGCTAAAGCTGGTGGATTAAAGGGAATGAAACTTTACGGTATGGTTGGGATTCCCGGTGAGGAATCAGGGGATTTAGATGCAACTGTGGCGATGATGCGGGATATCAAAAAAGCTGCACCTGGTTTGCGTTTGACGCTAGGATGCAGCACATTTGTGCCGAAAGCGCACACGCCTTTTCAGTGGTTTGGGGTGAAACCCGAAGCAGAAAAGCGGTTGAAATTTTTGGAGAAGCAATTGAAGCCGCAGGGTATGGAGTTTCGACCGGAAAGTTATAAGGATTCGGTAATTCAGGCGCTGCTATCGAGGGGCGATCGCCGCTTATCCCATCTGTTAGAATTAACTAGGCAGTATGGCGATTCTCTGGGTAGTTATCGCCGTGCTTTTAAGGAATTACGGGGAAAACTACCAGAGTTAGGTTACTACGTTCATGCTGACTGGTCAACAGACCAAGTATTGCCTTGGAGTCACTTGCAAGGGCCACTTCCCCAGGCAACGCTGGAAAAGCATTTAGCTACGGCTACATCTCATTTTAACTGA
- a CDS encoding SRPBCC family protein — translation MVSFKHSSLIDAPVEVVWNFHERHDILQILTPPWQPVQVVRREGGLEVGAISEFRIFLGPLPVRWVARHTECERYRLFSDRQIAGPMESWVHRHEFAQENGKTRLTDAIAYELPGGPIAELLLSWWVNARLKDMFSYRHDVTKRECEQQIKNS, via the coding sequence ATGGTAAGTTTCAAACATTCCTCTCTAATTGATGCACCCGTGGAAGTCGTCTGGAACTTTCACGAAAGACATGATATTCTCCAAATCCTCACGCCACCTTGGCAACCCGTGCAAGTGGTTCGCCGCGAAGGTGGACTTGAGGTGGGTGCTATTTCCGAATTTCGCATTTTCCTGGGGCCATTGCCCGTGCGGTGGGTTGCGCGTCATACTGAATGCGAGAGATACAGACTATTTAGCGATCGACAAATTGCTGGGCCTATGGAATCTTGGGTGCATCGACATGAGTTCGCCCAAGAGAATGGGAAAACCAGGTTGACAGATGCGATCGCTTATGAATTACCTGGAGGGCCGATCGCCGAACTTCTTTTGAGTTGGTGGGTAAATGCTAGATTAAAGGATATGTTTAGCTATCGCCATGATGTGACAAAACGGGAATGCGAACAACAAATTAAAAATTCATAG
- a CDS encoding CPXCG motif-containing cysteine-rich protein, which translates to METTSEYSCAYCGEPNVTFVDLSAGGQQSYIEDCQVCCRPNVLYIRVDEETLDVAIDSEYEG; encoded by the coding sequence ATGGAAACAACATCTGAGTATAGTTGTGCCTACTGCGGCGAACCAAATGTGACATTTGTTGACCTGAGTGCGGGTGGACAGCAATCTTATATTGAAGATTGTCAAGTTTGTTGTCGTCCTAATGTTCTGTATATACGAGTGGATGAAGAAACACTCGATGTTGCAATAGACAGTGAATATGAAGGATAG
- a CDS encoding Hsp70 family protein, with product MTRTTVNPSNNPGGGLYVQSPDGQQLVFPLQHTEVQAKIAGNVSRVEVTQTFENPFTEPLEAVYVFPLPDEAAVDDMEIKIGDRIIKGNIKKREEAKQIYEEAKRQGRTAGLLEQERDNIFTQSLANIKPGEEIDVTIRYTESLKFEGGDYEFVFPMVVGPRFIPGTPIATNISGGGTATAPMTLNRDTDEVPDASRLNAPVLPPGTRSGHDIGVTVEIDAGVPIQNVHSTSHQVRIEHTNTNSDLSSPRGGGTEGGQIVRVKLGGEDTIPNKDLILRYQVAGDNTQATVLTQSDDRGGHFAIYLIPALEYRTNEIVPKDVVFLMDTSGSQSGDPLQKSQELMRRFINGLNPDDTFTIIDFSDITTQLSPAPLPNTPQNRAKAIDYINDLQADGGTYLLNGIRAVLNYPAAPAGRLRSIVLLTDGYIGNDNEILAEVQRELKPGNRLYSFGVGSSVNRFLLDRIAEIGRGTSQVVRQDEPTQEVAEKFFRQINNPVLTNIEISWENTGELPAIYPSTAPDLFAEQPLVLFGRKQDRTGGKLHVIGIAAGGKRYEKTFDLNFDENGNPAIAQLWGRARIKDLMKQMFGVETTSGVEAVTETALTYQLLSQYTAFVAVSDDVRVDPEGKSVSVQVPVEMPEGVSYEGIFGQVAAASPLLQLNSLQPNPNALGFSFSEEDDDEFANTRSFLASPGNSFDGLKDIILLLDVPPLSLGVETLGGAMTKIIPRNTTIPTKKSLVFSTTADNQTGVEIHILQGEREMANDNKSLGKFRLDGIPPAPSGVPQIELTFDIDVNGILTVTAQDLATGKNQFITITGATTLPKHEVEKMVKSAEINAAADRKHRDNIDSQNLTYLQAYQAQKQVRELGSEMPDTDISKVEGLIEYQFDRKPSARSPEVLDEYLPLDANFSEIQDCDFDFGDDIIIADYEVIDNAKLQVVSVTGLDEAAINAIAQHLQLVNLPSGFSGEIVFEFTVGKGRVGRIMLDEEASILKEALVVDGIKRSLTTWLPPQSEEGTVRVTLRINP from the coding sequence ATGACCAGGACTACAGTAAATCCCTCCAACAATCCGGGCGGGGGTTTGTATGTGCAATCTCCCGACGGACAACAGCTAGTATTTCCCTTACAACATACGGAAGTTCAGGCGAAAATTGCTGGGAATGTGTCGCGAGTGGAGGTGACACAAACTTTTGAAAATCCGTTTACGGAACCTTTGGAAGCTGTCTATGTTTTTCCATTGCCGGATGAAGCTGCGGTGGATGACATGGAAATTAAGATAGGCGATCGCATTATCAAAGGTAACATCAAAAAACGCGAAGAAGCGAAACAAATCTACGAAGAAGCCAAACGCCAAGGACGTACTGCTGGATTATTAGAACAAGAACGGGATAATATCTTTACCCAATCTCTTGCTAACATCAAACCTGGTGAGGAAATTGATGTCACCATTCGCTATACCGAGAGCCTAAAATTTGAGGGCGGTGACTACGAATTTGTCTTTCCAATGGTAGTTGGGCCGCGATTTATTCCCGGTACGCCGATCGCTACTAACATCTCTGGCGGTGGTACAGCTACAGCACCAATGACATTAAACCGCGATACAGACGAGGTTCCAGATGCTTCGCGGCTCAATGCTCCTGTGCTACCCCCTGGCACTCGTTCTGGGCATGATATTGGCGTTACCGTCGAAATTGATGCGGGTGTTCCCATCCAAAATGTCCACTCAACTTCTCACCAAGTTCGCATCGAACACACAAACACAAATTCTGATCTTTCTTCCCCCCGTGGCGGGGGGACTGAGGGGGGTCAAATCGTGCGGGTGAAACTGGGTGGAGAAGACACAATTCCCAACAAAGATTTGATTCTCCGCTATCAAGTTGCTGGCGACAACACCCAAGCAACTGTGCTAACTCAATCCGATGACCGAGGCGGACATTTCGCTATTTATCTCATTCCAGCATTAGAATATCGCACAAATGAAATAGTGCCAAAAGATGTGGTGTTCCTGATGGATACCTCCGGTTCCCAATCTGGCGACCCGCTGCAAAAATCTCAGGAACTAATGCGGCGATTTATTAATGGGTTAAATCCCGACGACACATTCACAATTATCGATTTTTCCGATATCACAACACAGCTATCACCAGCACCGTTGCCAAATACACCGCAAAATCGCGCCAAAGCGATCGACTATATCAATGACTTGCAAGCTGATGGCGGTACTTATTTACTTAATGGCATTCGTGCGGTGCTGAATTACCCAGCAGCACCAGCGGGACGATTGCGGAGTATTGTGCTGTTAACTGATGGCTATATCGGCAATGACAATGAAATTCTGGCGGAAGTTCAGCGGGAACTGAAACCGGGAAATCGCCTTTATAGTTTCGGCGTGGGCAGTTCCGTTAATCGGTTTTTGCTCGATCGCATTGCAGAGATTGGACGGGGAACGAGCCAAGTTGTTCGTCAGGATGAGCCGACTCAGGAAGTTGCAGAAAAGTTCTTCCGGCAAATCAACAATCCCGTGCTGACGAATATTGAAATCAGCTGGGAAAATACTGGAGAATTGCCAGCGATATACCCATCAACAGCGCCCGATTTGTTTGCGGAACAGCCGCTAGTTTTGTTTGGACGGAAACAAGATCGGACTGGTGGAAAACTGCACGTTATTGGTATTGCTGCGGGTGGCAAACGTTATGAAAAGACGTTTGACCTCAATTTTGATGAAAATGGTAATCCTGCGATCGCACAACTCTGGGGACGTGCGCGAATCAAAGATTTGATGAAGCAAATGTTTGGTGTGGAAACCACCAGCGGGGTAGAAGCGGTTACGGAGACAGCTTTGACTTATCAGCTTTTGTCGCAATATACGGCTTTTGTTGCTGTTAGCGATGACGTGCGGGTCGATCCTGAAGGAAAATCAGTATCCGTGCAAGTGCCAGTTGAGATGCCAGAAGGAGTTAGCTATGAGGGGATTTTCGGACAAGTTGCTGCTGCTTCTCCTCTGCTTCAACTTAACAGTCTGCAACCAAATCCAAACGCACTAGGATTCAGTTTCTCAGAAGAAGATGATGATGAGTTTGCAAACACGAGAAGTTTTCTAGCTTCGCCAGGGAACTCATTTGATGGATTGAAAGACATCATCTTGCTGCTGGACGTACCTCCTTTGTCTCTGGGTGTGGAAACTTTGGGCGGCGCGATGACCAAAATTATCCCCCGCAATACCACTATTCCTACTAAAAAGTCGCTAGTTTTCTCGACTACTGCGGATAATCAGACAGGAGTGGAAATCCACATACTGCAAGGTGAACGGGAGATGGCTAATGATAATAAGAGCTTAGGCAAATTCCGTCTAGATGGAATTCCACCCGCGCCGAGCGGCGTTCCTCAAATTGAACTGACTTTCGATATTGACGTCAACGGTATTCTCACGGTGACAGCACAGGACTTGGCGACTGGTAAAAACCAATTTATCACCATCACTGGTGCAACAACTTTGCCGAAACATGAAGTTGAAAAGATGGTGAAGTCAGCCGAAATTAATGCGGCGGCTGATAGAAAGCATCGTGATAATATTGACAGCCAGAATCTGACATATTTGCAGGCTTACCAAGCTCAGAAGCAGGTTCGCGAACTCGGTTCTGAAATGCCAGATACTGATATATCAAAGGTGGAAGGCTTGATTGAATACCAATTCGATCGAAAACCGTCGGCCCGATCGCCAGAAGTTCTAGATGAATATTTGCCTCTAGATGCAAACTTTAGTGAAATCCAAGATTGCGACTTCGATTTTGGTGATGATATTATCATCGCCGATTACGAAGTAATTGACAACGCCAAGTTGCAAGTTGTTAGCGTGACGGGATTGGATGAAGCAGCTATTAATGCGATCGCGCAACATCTGCAACTGGTAAATTTGCCTTCGGGTTTCAGTGGCGAAATTGTCTTTGAATTCACGGTAGGCAAAGGTCGCGTGGGGCGAATTATGTTGGATGAGGAAGCCTCAATTTTGAAGGAGGCGCTGGTGGTGGATGGAATTAAGCGATCGCTTACTACTTGGCTACCTCCCCAATCTGAAGAAGGCACAGTTCGCGTAACATTGCGAATTAATCCATAG
- a CDS encoding DUF2834 domain-containing protein: MNRKVTLFLIWVLFVSYTVWLAPLDRPETLPLVQKLLTLQWGKLNPIIAVLFSLMGVWPMIYACLMFFDGRMQKFMAWPYFLGSNGTGVICLLPYLFLRDRNQEFTGQKDYLLRILDKRSTGVALLLSTIALFVYAIIGGDWADYFQQFQTTPFVQLISIDFCLMCLVFPLTSLFDDDMARRGIKDSQKFWALALVPLFGPLLYLCLRPPIPAITPETVEKLQMMSLTSAEL, translated from the coding sequence ATGAACAGAAAAGTAACATTGTTTTTGATATGGGTGCTATTTGTAAGCTATACCGTGTGGCTGGCTCCTCTCGATCGACCAGAGACATTGCCTTTGGTTCAAAAGCTATTAACGCTCCAGTGGGGCAAGCTTAACCCTATTATAGCCGTCCTATTCAGCTTGATGGGCGTTTGGCCGATGATTTATGCTTGCCTGATGTTCTTTGATGGCAGAATGCAAAAGTTTATGGCATGGCCTTATTTTTTAGGGTCAAACGGAACCGGAGTAATTTGTCTTTTACCTTATTTATTCCTGCGCGATCGCAATCAAGAATTCACCGGGCAAAAGGATTACTTGCTCAGAATTTTAGATAAGCGATCGACAGGCGTTGCTCTCCTTTTAAGTACGATCGCCTTATTTGTCTACGCAATAATTGGTGGAGATTGGGCAGATTACTTTCAACAGTTCCAAACCACGCCCTTTGTTCAGCTTATAAGTATTGATTTTTGCTTGATGTGTCTGGTATTTCCATTGACATCATTATTTGATGATGACATGGCGCGTCGGGGTATTAAAGATTCACAAAAGTTTTGGGCACTGGCGTTAGTTCCTTTGTTTGGGCCGCTTTTGTATCTTTGCCTGCGTCCGCCCATTCCAGCAATCACTCCAGAAACAGTCGAGAAGCTACAAATGATGTCTCTAACCAGCGCAGAACTATGA
- a CDS encoding DUF2834 domain-containing protein — MSRKIAFWLLWIGLASYAFLLAPPTQPDTWTLIKNLSLGKLEGINPIIVSLFYIMGVWPIIYSCLLFIDGKEQKIPAWPFAAGSFGIGAFALLPYLALREPNQEFTGQKNIFLKVLDSRFTGLLIGLATVGLVAYGVLAGDWGDFIQQWQTSNFIHVMSLDFCTLCLLFPVLLGDDMARRGVKNRQFFWVVSLIPLFGPVLYLCLRPQLPESSARLA, encoded by the coding sequence ATGAGCAGAAAAATTGCATTTTGGTTGCTGTGGATTGGGTTGGCTAGCTACGCCTTTCTACTCGCACCGCCTACCCAACCAGACACCTGGACTTTGATTAAAAATCTTTCTCTAGGCAAATTAGAAGGAATTAATCCCATAATTGTGTCCCTGTTCTATATCATGGGTGTTTGGCCGATAATATACAGTTGCCTGCTGTTCATCGACGGCAAAGAACAGAAGATCCCAGCATGGCCTTTTGCGGCGGGGTCTTTTGGAATAGGCGCATTTGCCCTGTTGCCCTATCTAGCTTTGCGCGAACCAAATCAAGAATTTACCGGGCAAAAAAATATCTTTCTAAAGGTATTAGATTCCCGCTTTACAGGTCTTTTAATTGGCTTGGCTACTGTCGGTTTAGTCGCCTATGGCGTACTAGCTGGAGATTGGGGAGATTTTATTCAACAGTGGCAAACCAGTAACTTTATTCATGTTATGAGCTTGGATTTTTGTACGCTTTGTCTATTGTTCCCCGTACTCCTGGGAGACGATATGGCGCGTCGAGGCGTCAAAAATAGGCAATTTTTCTGGGTTGTGTCCCTAATTCCTCTGTTTGGCCCAGTGTTATATCTTTGCTTGCGTCCTCAGCTGCCAGAATCCAGTGCAAGGCTGGCTTAA
- the hrcA gene encoding heat-inducible transcriptional repressor HrcA, with amino-acid sequence MQIHLTDRQQHILWATVRHYIATAEPVGSKALLEEYRLTVSPATIRNAMNVLEKAGLLYQPHTSAGRVPSDSGYRIYVDQLIAPDETLARQVEQLLEDRLKKEDWSFEALLQGAAQILATVSGYITLITMPQTRNTQLRHLQLVQLDPGQVMLIVVTDGYETQSVLMELPSPVDASEPDAEIIERELQILSNFLNSQLRGRSLLELAALNWSQLGQEFQRYAEFLKNLLAEVTRRSQPQASTQILIRGVAEMLRQPEFTELQQVKTLIHLLEEEQDLLWPLIFESPEVQIIGGIPLPQGKRATVRIGSENTLEPIRACTLISATYRQGAVAVGSVGVLGPTRMVYENAIALVEATADYLSEALS; translated from the coding sequence ATGCAAATCCATCTTACCGATCGCCAGCAGCATATCCTTTGGGCAACGGTTCGTCACTATATTGCGACGGCAGAACCAGTGGGGTCGAAAGCCCTGCTAGAAGAGTACAGACTCACCGTCAGCCCAGCCACGATTCGCAATGCGATGAACGTTTTAGAAAAAGCTGGATTGCTGTATCAACCTCATACCTCCGCCGGACGGGTTCCCTCAGACTCTGGCTACCGAATTTATGTTGACCAGCTGATCGCGCCAGACGAAACCCTGGCACGTCAAGTAGAACAATTACTTGAAGATAGGCTAAAAAAGGAGGATTGGAGCTTTGAGGCACTCCTACAGGGTGCGGCTCAAATTCTCGCTACTGTGAGCGGGTACATTACCCTGATCACTATGCCCCAAACTCGTAACACTCAACTGCGGCATTTGCAATTGGTGCAGCTCGATCCCGGTCAGGTGATGCTGATTGTGGTGACAGATGGGTATGAAACGCAGTCGGTTTTGATGGAGTTACCTTCGCCAGTTGACGCCTCCGAACCGGATGCAGAAATTATAGAGCGAGAGTTGCAAATTTTATCTAACTTTTTGAATAGCCAGCTGCGGGGCCGATCGCTCTTGGAATTGGCAGCACTAAACTGGAGTCAGCTGGGTCAGGAATTTCAACGATATGCTGAATTCCTGAAAAATTTACTTGCAGAAGTGACCCGTCGCAGTCAACCGCAGGCTTCCACGCAAATACTGATTCGCGGCGTCGCCGAGATGTTGCGTCAGCCAGAATTTACCGAATTGCAGCAAGTCAAGACCCTGATTCACCTGCTAGAAGAAGAACAGGATCTGCTGTGGCCGTTAATTTTTGAATCACCAGAAGTGCAGATAATAGGCGGGATACCTCTGCCACAAGGTAAAAGGGCGACCGTGCGAATTGGTTCGGAAAATACTTTGGAACCTATACGCGCCTGTACGCTGATTTCTGCAACTTATCGACAGGGCGCGGTGGCGGTGGGAAGTGTAGGCGTTTTGGGGCCAACGCGGATGGTGTATGAAAATGCGATCGCCCTCGTTGAAGCCACCGCCGATTATCTCTCCGAAGCCTTGAGTTAA